One genomic segment of Suricata suricatta isolate VVHF042 chromosome 16, meerkat_22Aug2017_6uvM2_HiC, whole genome shotgun sequence includes these proteins:
- the FUT2 gene encoding galactoside 2-alpha-L-fucosyltransferase 2 isoform X1, translating into MFSGQAPSFFSMAHVLLFVFTASTIFHLQQRLAKIRPTWEFETLLLESVENETSGQPRGMFTINSIGRLGNQMGQYATLYALAKANGRQAFIPAEMHGALAPIFRITLPVLHRAAASRIPWKNYHLNDWMEERYRHIPGEYVRLTGYPCSWTFYHHLRAEILQEFTLHDHVREEAQAFLRRLRVSGRRPGTFVGVHVRRGDYVGVMPRVWKGVVADRRYLEQALDWFRARYGSLVFVVTSNGMAWCRENINASRGDVVFAGDGIESSPAKDFALLTQCNHTVMTIGTFGIWAAYLAGGDTIYLANYTLPDSPFLKVFKPEAAFLPQWIGIAADLSPLLKH; encoded by the coding sequence ATGTTCAGCGGCCAGGCgccttccttcttctccatgGCCCACGTCCTCCTCTTTGTCTTCACGGCTTCTACCATATTTCACCTGCAGCAGCGGCTGGCAAAGATCCGCCCCACCTGGGAGTTCGAGACGCTGCTTTTGGAGTCTGTGGAGAACGAGACGAGCGGCCAGCCCAGGGGCATGTTCACCATCAACTCCATAGGGCGCCTGGGGAACCAGATGGGCCAGTACGCCACGCTGTACGCCCTGGCCAAGGCGAACGGGCGGCAGGCCTTCATCCCCGCCGAGATGCACGGCGCGCTCGCCCCCATCTTCAGGATCACCCTCCCGGTCCTGCACCGCGCGGCGGCCAGCAGGATCCCCTGGAAGAACTACCACCTGAACGACTGGATGGAGGAGCGCTACCGCCACATCCCGGGCGAGTACGTGCGCCTCACCGGCTACCCCTGCTCCTGGACCTTCTACCACCACCTCCGCGCCGAGATCCTGCAGGAGTTCACGCTGCACGACCACGTGCGGGAGGAGGCCCAGGCGTTTCTGCGGCGGCTGCGGGTGAGCGGGCGACGGCCGGGCACGTTCGTGGGCGTCCACGTGCGTCGGGGGGACTACGTGGGCGTGATGCCCCGGGTGTGGAAGGGCGTGGTCGCCGACCGGCGGTACCTGGAGCAGGCCCTGGACTGGTTCCGGGCCCGCTACGGCTCCCTGGTCTTCGTGGTCACCAGCAATGGCATGGCCTGGTGTCGCGAGAACATCAATGCCTCTCGGGGCGATGTGGTGTTCGCCGGCGATGGCATTGAGTCGTCGCCGGCCAAGGACTTCGCGCTGCTCACTCAGTGCAACCACACCGTCATGACCATTGGGACGTTCGGGATCTGGGCCGCCTACCTCGCGGGCGGGGACACCATCTACCTGGCCAACTACACCCTCCCAGACTCTCCCTTCCTCAAAGTCTTCAAGCCAGAGGCGGCCTTCCTGCCCCAGTGGATTGGTATCGCGGCGGACCTGTCCCCACTACTGAAGCACTGA
- the FUT2 gene encoding galactoside 2-alpha-L-fucosyltransferase 2 isoform X2, whose translation MFTINSIGRLGNQMGQYATLYALAKANGRQAFIPAEMHGALAPIFRITLPVLHRAAASRIPWKNYHLNDWMEERYRHIPGEYVRLTGYPCSWTFYHHLRAEILQEFTLHDHVREEAQAFLRRLRVSGRRPGTFVGVHVRRGDYVGVMPRVWKGVVADRRYLEQALDWFRARYGSLVFVVTSNGMAWCRENINASRGDVVFAGDGIESSPAKDFALLTQCNHTVMTIGTFGIWAAYLAGGDTIYLANYTLPDSPFLKVFKPEAAFLPQWIGIAADLSPLLKH comes from the coding sequence ATGTTCACCATCAACTCCATAGGGCGCCTGGGGAACCAGATGGGCCAGTACGCCACGCTGTACGCCCTGGCCAAGGCGAACGGGCGGCAGGCCTTCATCCCCGCCGAGATGCACGGCGCGCTCGCCCCCATCTTCAGGATCACCCTCCCGGTCCTGCACCGCGCGGCGGCCAGCAGGATCCCCTGGAAGAACTACCACCTGAACGACTGGATGGAGGAGCGCTACCGCCACATCCCGGGCGAGTACGTGCGCCTCACCGGCTACCCCTGCTCCTGGACCTTCTACCACCACCTCCGCGCCGAGATCCTGCAGGAGTTCACGCTGCACGACCACGTGCGGGAGGAGGCCCAGGCGTTTCTGCGGCGGCTGCGGGTGAGCGGGCGACGGCCGGGCACGTTCGTGGGCGTCCACGTGCGTCGGGGGGACTACGTGGGCGTGATGCCCCGGGTGTGGAAGGGCGTGGTCGCCGACCGGCGGTACCTGGAGCAGGCCCTGGACTGGTTCCGGGCCCGCTACGGCTCCCTGGTCTTCGTGGTCACCAGCAATGGCATGGCCTGGTGTCGCGAGAACATCAATGCCTCTCGGGGCGATGTGGTGTTCGCCGGCGATGGCATTGAGTCGTCGCCGGCCAAGGACTTCGCGCTGCTCACTCAGTGCAACCACACCGTCATGACCATTGGGACGTTCGGGATCTGGGCCGCCTACCTCGCGGGCGGGGACACCATCTACCTGGCCAACTACACCCTCCCAGACTCTCCCTTCCTCAAAGTCTTCAAGCCAGAGGCGGCCTTCCTGCCCCAGTGGATTGGTATCGCGGCGGACCTGTCCCCACTACTGAAGCACTGA
- the MAMSTR gene encoding MEF2-activating motif and SAP domain-containing transcriptional regulator has translation MGPALAPASPSGPTPFFFSPGDLLPESEYGPWKSLKESPKISQHWGEPKPKGNLTYHQYMPPGPRQESRVNPQAKMLALHPPGPPRWEGTNSQRPPPRMKPIPLTPSPPGAPSPSPSPHKLELQTLKLEELTVSELRQQLRLRGLPVSGTKSMLLERMRGGVQPRERPKPRREDSPADAPWPRLRPKALGAVRRPGSLKSGRPSHSPLPLRAEETPATAPAPALTPASAPSTAALSLEEELQEAIRRAQLLPNRDIDDILEDQMEPDDQLPPIPLDFPGSFDVLSPSPDSEGLSSVFSSSLPSPTNSSSLSPRCPTDSLDWLEALSGGPLLGCGPPAPSIFSADLCDPSGTQLWDLLEDAW, from the exons ATGGGCCCTGCTCTGGCCCCAGCCTCGCCCTCGGGTCCCACTCCTTTCTTCTTCAGTCCTGGGGACCTGCTGCCTGAATCAGAATATGGCCCTTGGAAGTCTCTGAAG GAGTCTCCCAAGATCTCCCAACACTGGGGAGAGCCCAAGCCAAAGGGGAACTTGACATACCACCAATACATGCCCCCAGGGCCAAGACAAGAGTCCAGGGTTAACCCTCAGGCCAAAATGTTGGCTCTGCATCCCCCTGGACCACCTCGGTGGGAAGGGACAAACTCACAGAGGCCACCTCCTAG GATGAAGCCCatccccctcactccctcccctcccggAGCCCCCAGCCCTTCACCCTCTCCACACAAGTTGGAACTTCAGACCCTGAAACTGGAGGAGCTGACG GTCTCAGAGCTCCGGCAGCAGCTGCGCCTGCGGGGCCTCCCGGTGTCGGGGACTAAGTCGATGCTCCTGGAGCGCATGCGCGGCGGCGTCCAGCCCCGCGAGCGGCCGAAGCCGCGGCGCGAGGACAGTCCCGCGGACGCTCCCTGGCCGCGCCTCCGGCCCAAGGCTCTGGGAGCGGTCCGGCGGCCGGGCTCG CTCAAGTCAGGGAGGCCCTCTCACTCTCCGCTTCCTCTACGTGCGGAGGAAACCCCGGCCACTGCTCCGGCTCCGGCGCTGACCCCTGCCTCGGCACCATCCACAGCGGCCCTGAGTCTGGAGGAGGAGCTGCAGGAAGCCATCCGCAGGGCGCAG TTGCTTCCGAACCGGGACATTGATGACATCCTGGAGGATCAGATGGAGCCCGATG ACCagcttccccccatccccctggACTTCCCAGGCTCCTTCGACGTGCTGTCCCCCTCCCCAGACTCTGAAGGCCTCTCATCTGTCTTCTCCTCCTCGCTCCCGTCCCCCACAAACTCCTCGTCACtctctcccaggtgccccacggatTCCTTGGACTGGCTGGAGGCTCTGAGTGGGGGTCCCCTGCTAGGCTGtggtcccccagcccccagcatctTCTCTGCTGACTTATGTGACCCCAGTGGcacccagctgtgggacttgctGGAAGATGCGTGGTGA